In a genomic window of Gossypium arboreum isolate Shixiya-1 chromosome 7, ASM2569848v2, whole genome shotgun sequence:
- the LOC108484646 gene encoding two-component response regulator 24-like gives MAPTLPSSDQASDQDNWDNGRLARKRQLLIEIVLRNRLTALVVDGDTTCRVLEQLLLRSYGVQTQGVDNGRDAVALIASGVKFDLIIIDMILPVLNGLEATRQIRDMGVHCKMLGVTICSGESERQAFLAAGVDVFIEKPLDPEHLVPILRELDGQ, from the exons ATGGCACCGACTTTACCTTCGAGCGATCAAGCATCGGATCAGGATAATTGGGACAATGGAAGACTAGCACGCAAGCGACAACTACTTATTGAAATTGTTCTGAGGAATAGGTTGACAGCTCTTGTGGTTGATGGTGACACGACGTGTCGGGTTTTGGAGCAATTACTTCTTCGTTCTTATGGGGTTCAAACTCAAGGTGTCGACAACGGTAGGGATGCAGTCGCCCTTATTGCCTCTGGTGTCAAATTCGATCTCATCATCATCGACATGATTCTTCCTGTCTTGAACGGCCTTGAG GCAACAAGGCAGATTCGTGACATGGGGGTGCATTGTAAGATGCTGGGGGTCACAATTTGCTCAGGAGAAAGTGAAAGGCAGGCATTTCTGGCAGCTGGTGTTGATGTGTTCATTGAGAAACCTTTGGATCCTGAGCATCTAGTTCCCATCCTAAGGGAACTTGATGGGCAGTAA